AGGCAGTCTTACTTAGACACAGTACAAAGCAACTGCACCTAATGTGAAAGGAATAACAGTTCATCAAAATAGACTTTAATATAATACCAAACGTTAAGCTACTCGTTAAGTTGAACgctccattttaaaatattgtataaacTGTATCATCAGTATTTGATTTGAACTATAGatgcaggtttatttatttattactttattcCACTCATGCCAATTCTTATAAAGCAAAACATGGACACTTTACGCAGTGTTTTTGAGCCCAAGATGGAAAGAAGCAGGGATAAAAAGAATCTGAATGTTTTCAATCAACTTTAATGTTGCCGATGGTAAAGTTGGCTAATTGATTTAAGAACAAACAATTAAGGTAAGATCTAAGTCTCTTATTGCTCTCCTTATGTTGTTAGAGGTGCACAGACTGTCCAGCAACAAAAACTCCAAACAGTGTCAACGATTTGCATAAGGCCTTTAATATCCAGTCAAAATATGTGTCTATTACGAGTATACAGCCCTAGCTGTTAAACGATGATAACATCATTGAGCTCTAGTCTCATAACTGCTACTGTGGGAACATCACTGCTCAAATCTTTAGTTGAAAACTGTGGTTTCTGCGGTTCATCTATGTTGAATCGCTATTGAAAGAAATGTCTGTGTTGTATCAGATAAATCCAAACACCAAAACTGTATTAAGattattaaaatacttttactaACAAAGTTAATTTGATTTAGCCAAATCATACTATGGACTAATGTGCAgcaatgtccaaaaacaatCGAGTGAATGAAAATGTCGGATAAAGACCATATTAACCTGACTGGTGGGATAAACTATAGCAGATAATAGCAAGTAGTTCAAACGATTGATTTTAGATCAACTTGCAGAAACCATATCGAAAAGAATGCATTTGCTTTTCTCAGCATGCTTTCAAGATCTGAAATCTTTTATAAGTTTTCATGCAAACAAATGACTTCAAAAGAGTGATAGCTCCTAAGAACATGTTGGATCTGTAATACATTTGTTGTCAGACACGGACAAATGATCCTCAGTGCTCTTTAAGATAAGCTGTCAGTAAGCGTCGACACGACTTCACAGCATTACTTTCACACTTGATCAAGATAATACTGACACTCAGACTTTCAGATGGAAACTGTGGTTACTGCAACTCATTTAGTTGTTGGTCAAACATTGCAGTAATAAAAGACAACAGCCCAAAGGTCAAAGCTAAAAAGAAGATCCATGCCAAAgaattttgattatttttccacATATTTTCATCCAACTAAACGTGAGTAAAGCTTATTGAGTCACATTTATCCAAATTGTGACAGAAGAAGATCCcatcattttcagaaaaaaacaatacttaatATTTAGATTAAACAAGCAACACTTAAATGAAATTCCATCAAATGttataaagaataaatagtTGAGTTCAGGCTGTGCAGGCCGCAGAACCACAGGCCTGACATTTACTGAAACAACGGCCACACTTCATGATGTCTCATGTCTTTACTGACCACATGCACTCAACACTTTAAGACATTTCAAGTTTGCACAGATGCATACATGATGGGTTAAGCAACACTTGGTGAAGCAGGTGTAAACCACAGGTCTCTGACAAAGGGAACTGGTGTATAAAAGGGTCAACTCAACCCGCCTAAAGACAACAGGTTCAGTCAGCTGCAAGCATGATGCTGCACGCTCTGCACAGAATTCTGCTTCTTCATCTTCTGACAACTCCTGGTCTACCCGGTAAGATTCCATCATGTGGTTATTTGTCTCTTTTCTACAAATGCAGTATTAACTCATCCTTCTTTTCAGCATTTGGTAGTGAAATCATAAAGGGTGAAAAGGTCCCGGTGAACCAAATGCTGTATATGGCCTCAGTGCAGAATGACAAACACGATCATTTCTGTGGAGGATTCCTCATCAATGAAGACTTTGTGGTCACTGCTGCACATTGTGATGATGAGTGAGTTGCCTTTGCTCTTTCAATACTCTATGATTCATGTTATTGGACATCAATTCcgaagaaggtttttttttgcaaaacatgCATCAGTTCATAGCAAACACTACTGATCGCCTCTTGATGATCATTTCCTTAGCAATCCTACAAATGTTGTTCTTGGTACCCACGATCTCAAAAAGATTGATGAAACAATGAGATACAATGTAAAGAGATACAAGCATCCATGTTATGAGGAAGTTAGTAAGGGGTCGGACATCATGCTGCTCAAAGTAAGTAGATAGTAGCATCAGTAACATCTTTCAATTTCATGTTCTGTTAAATTCACTTTTAGTCTCAACAAAATCCGTTAAAAACTGAAAGCATTTACATCAATACTATGAGCAGCTTCCTTTCCaagcattattttcattttgagatCTGATATTGGGATAAGAAGTATACTCCATCAGACCTCTTCTAGTTTTTAATTTTCACTTGTGATTTTGTTTCTCCAGCTGTCCAGGAAAGCTCAACTGAACAGAAGATTGCAACCGATTTCAATTCCAAATTCTGAGATTGAgataaaaaataaccaaacgTGCACTGTAGCTGGATGGGGCAAAACAAGAGGTGGTGAAACTGATGTCCTGCACATGGTGAATGTGAACATCCTTGACCGGGATGTCTGTAATAAACAATGGAATGAAAAACTTCCTGCAGGTGTTATCTGTGCAGGTGgatatcagacagaaaaaggaTTCTGTCAGGTAGGTTTCCTGTCTAGAAAGTATGGTGTCTTAAAagaattattgtttatttgaaagcaaATAATCTAATATagcttcttcctcttcacaGGGTGATTCTGGAGGCCCTCTGGTGTGCAACGGGAAGCCAGCTGCTGTTGTGTCTTTTAACTGGAACAACAACTGCAGATACCCAAATCTGCCCAATGTGTACACAGATCTATCAAAATACCGCCGCTGGATCGATGACACGATGAAGCATTGTTAAATGTAACAGATCAATACTCTGATTGCGCTGTACTGGCTCCTTAAATATCCTCTAAAAACTTAAACAGAAAAGCTTGTATTCATAACCAACATTGTTGCTTGTTAGTTCACCATTATAAATCACCATTATATCAACTTGTATTATCCTGAAAGTAAAGCCAGCTCCTTATCACATGTAGATAACCGTGTTGTATGCTATTAAAAACGTCAATCActtaaaccttttttaatttaatttgtacaATTTATAAACATGGCACTGTTTTTAGAAgaatgtttgtttgtgattttatgattttgttAAAACTGTTTCCTcgaatttgaaatgttattaaaaatatGCATTCATGAGTTTTTTTCACTTGCATCGTAATTGCTTGTCGCAGCAAAAGGcaaatgctttacaaaaatgattacCATTAAGATCAATGAGAAATCATTAAAACAGTCAAAGTCGaaaaagtccactttattgtcaaagtttccacatgtgttatacatacagaacattgaaataccatttctggcagtcccacagtgcaaatatagaACATATtacataaaaagacaagagcGTAGGTCTGTCTTTAGTGTAGCAAGACTTTAGcattaaagaaaattaaataaacaaaaataaaacaacaacaacaacaacaacagcaacatgtcaaagtaaggcaaacaggaaaaaataacagaaaagggAGCTTAAAAAACAGAGAGGAGGCTAAGGTAATGCGAAGTTAAAGGAAGAATGGGAAAAATAAACTAGAACAAACAGGGAGAACATCAACGGGgtaaaagaggaggaaatgagcGACGAGAACATTGACAACGCAATGAACGAGAACAATTGGAAAACAGACTATATCTAGTTTGTAATGCTACCTTGAATGGAGTGCTTCTTATTCTTTGCAAAGACGACTTAAACATCTTAATCGTTTTATGTTACTTCCTTACAAGACATGAACTCCTTAGTTATTAATAACAGTAAGTGTCAGGGTAAGGCCTTTTAAGAAATCTCTACATTTGAGTAAAGGCAtaattaattttgtttatttttgtccatATCCTTCCATATCATAACTGTTATGCCTGGTTGCCAATCTGCCAGTAACATTGAATTCATTAAAGTCTGAGTCAGTATATTGAACATTAACTGTGGTGGTGCAGATCATTTACGCTATAAAGATATGTGCAGATTTTGATGAATGCAGTCACATCATGTCTCCAAAATGTTACCTTTTAATATAgaattttaaatgatatttatcgtaaatattatttttataaacccAAATAAAAGGGACTCTACTAACATATGCTGACATCAACACTAGTTGCTTGAGTACTGATGTGTCTGTGGATAGATTTTATCACCTCATTAGCAACCGTGTCACATGCAGTTTCAAGGCTTTGCAGATGTAGTTGGGATTCATATGAAGAAAGGGGCCATTGACCCCAATTTGAAACCCCTGGCCTGATTGGGAGAAGCAACTGTTGGGGTTCAATCACAAGATGATCCcttgttaaaacattttactttaatgaaaACTGTGTTGAGGATCCTTTAGACCATTTTTCTTTGATATTATGATCAAAGGTATTAAATATGAGTTTCACATCTTTGACTTAGAAACCATGGTCTCTACGAACCGAAGCAGGAAGCCAGTGTCTGTGGTTCAGCTAGTTTGTTGCAAAATTTACAAGAAACGCTTGAGTGGGCTCAAAGAACAATTGCGATATGATGACTACTGAAACGTGTTTTTGCAAACTTGCAGGCCAACATTGCCTGTGGTTGTGGTCAGATTTAAAGATAATCAATGTGTTAATCAGACAAAGTGTTACATAAAAAGGATCCAGTTAATGCCCCCGAGATCAGGGACAAGTCAGTTCTCTTGCTGGCATCATGCATGCTCTGCACAAACTTCTGCTTTTTCAGGTCCTAACATCTCTCGGACAAAATGGTAATACTCTGAACCCTGTTGATTTTGCTCCCTTCATTTAATGGGAAATTAACCTATGACATTTTACTTATCTTCAGCAGATGGGAGTAAAATCATAGGAGGGGAATTAGCCCCAGACAATACGATGAAGTATATGGTCTCCCTGCAAAAAAACGAGACCCATGTATGTGGAGGATTCCTGGTCAGCGACATCTTTGTGGTCACTGCTGCACACTGTGGCGCCAAGTGAGTTAACCTACCTTTATCTACTTTGAATCATTTGATTAGAATAATCAAGATAAATGaatcagctttatttttaaatattctctTCAATATTGAATATTCTCTTTCATTCAGTGAACCTGACAGGGTCGTTTTCGGCACCCACAATCTCCGCAGCGTTGGTGATGAAAATGTTAGAACCATTGTCGGGAGATACAAACACGAATCTTATAACCAAATAGGCAACGGTCATGACATCCTGATCCTCAAAGTaagtgcaaacatttttttcgTCAAATTAATCATTTAACTTTCAGCTTCATATTCAGACAATTGTAGTTAAATTGAAGTCTGAAGAATGCCAAAGTATGTTATCTGATAAGACATTGCTATTTTTTTAGATTTACTTTCTGATTTTGTTCATCTCCAGCTGTCTAGCAAAGTTGCCGTGAACACAGGAGCAAGTATCGTTTCCCTTCCTACTTCTAATACGTACATTGAAGACAACAAAACGTGCCAGGTAGCTGGATGGGGTTTCACAGTGACTGGTGGTAATACTGTTGATAGGCTAAGGGTGGTGGATGTGTCTGTCATAAACCGGAACAAATGCTCTAAGTTA
This DNA window, taken from Eleginops maclovinus isolate JMC-PN-2008 ecotype Puerto Natales chromosome 9, JC_Emac_rtc_rv5, whole genome shotgun sequence, encodes the following:
- the LOC134869160 gene encoding serine protease 53-like — encoded protein: MMLHALHRILLLHLLTTPGLPAFGSEIIKGEKVPVNQMLYMASVQNDKHDHFCGGFLINEDFVVTAAHCDDDNPTNVVLGTHDLKKIDETMRYNVKRYKHPCYEEVSKGSDIMLLKLSRKAQLNRRLQPISIPNSEIEIKNNQTCTVAGWGKTRGGETDVLHMVNVNILDRDVCNKQWNEKLPAGVICAGGYQTEKGFCQGDSGGPLVCNGKPAAVVSFNWNNNCRYPNLPNVYTDLSKYRRWIDDTMKHCYQGQVSSLAGIMHALHKLLLFQVLTSLGQNADGSKIIGGELAPDNTMKYMVSLQKNETHVCGGFLVSDIFVVTAAHCGANEPDRVVFGTHNLRSVGDENVRTIVGRYKHESYNQIGNGHDILILKLSSKVAVNTGASIVSLPTSNTYIEDNKTCQVAGWGFTVTGGNTVDRLRVVDVSVINRNKCSKLWDGLPENVICAGGFRSTKGFCQGDSGGPLVCSGTAVGIVSFNKHRNCTYPADVPNVYTDISKYIDWINGIINREDV